In Gemmata obscuriglobus, a single genomic region encodes these proteins:
- a CDS encoding 3' terminal RNA ribose 2'-O-methyltransferase Hen1, translating to MLLTISTTRTPATDLGWLLHKHPDKAQSFPLTFGQAHVFYPEAREERCAAALLLEVDPVGLARQRRNTGNELLAQYVNDRPYVASSFLSVALSQVLGSALNGSCKARPELTEEPLPLVARLSVLPCRRGGEGFLRRLFEPLGYVVTATRHPLDAQFPEWGESPYFTVELRATVRLADLLSHLYVLVPVLDDEKHYWVSNDEVEKLLRHGEGWLNSHPEKERIAERYLRRQSKLVRSVLAALDPNDTEEPAEALAAQDLAEERLESRVSLHEHRLATVLGALQATGATRVLDLGCGEGKLLRLLAADPRFTEVVGVDVSVRSLEIARQRLDRQRLPDNLGARVKLLHGSLTYRDARLVGFDAAAVVEVIEHLDLPRLGAFERALFGGAKPRVVILTTPNREYNVRFEGLPAGKFRHADHRFEWTRAQFAEWCAKVCAAHGYAVRIDPLGATDAEVGAPSQVATFTRT from the coding sequence ATGCTGCTCACGATCTCCACGACCCGCACGCCGGCCACCGACCTCGGGTGGTTGCTGCACAAGCACCCGGACAAGGCGCAATCATTCCCTCTCACGTTCGGGCAGGCTCACGTCTTCTACCCGGAAGCACGCGAGGAACGCTGTGCCGCCGCCCTCCTGCTCGAAGTCGATCCCGTCGGACTCGCCCGCCAGCGCCGGAACACCGGAAACGAGTTGCTCGCGCAGTACGTGAACGACCGCCCGTATGTCGCGTCGTCGTTCCTCAGCGTCGCCCTTTCGCAGGTGCTCGGGAGCGCGCTGAACGGCAGTTGTAAAGCCCGGCCGGAACTCACAGAAGAGCCGTTACCCCTTGTGGCCCGGCTCAGCGTGCTTCCGTGTCGCCGTGGGGGTGAGGGGTTCCTGCGCCGGCTGTTCGAGCCGCTCGGCTATGTCGTTACTGCCACCCGCCACCCACTCGACGCGCAGTTCCCCGAATGGGGTGAGTCGCCGTACTTCACCGTCGAGCTGCGGGCCACGGTCCGGCTCGCGGATTTGCTCTCGCACCTCTACGTTCTGGTCCCCGTGCTCGACGACGAAAAGCACTACTGGGTGAGCAACGACGAGGTCGAGAAGCTTCTGCGGCACGGCGAGGGCTGGCTCAACTCGCACCCGGAGAAAGAACGGATCGCGGAGCGCTACCTACGGCGCCAGAGCAAGCTGGTGCGGTCGGTCCTGGCGGCACTCGACCCGAACGACACTGAGGAGCCCGCGGAGGCGCTGGCGGCACAGGACCTCGCCGAGGAGCGGCTGGAATCCCGCGTCAGCCTCCACGAGCACCGGCTGGCGACCGTTCTCGGCGCGCTCCAGGCCACCGGCGCGACGCGCGTTCTTGATCTGGGGTGCGGTGAAGGGAAACTGCTCCGGTTGCTCGCCGCCGATCCGCGGTTCACGGAGGTGGTCGGCGTTGACGTGTCGGTGCGGAGCCTGGAAATCGCCCGCCAGCGGCTCGACCGGCAGCGCCTGCCCGACAACCTCGGCGCCCGCGTGAAACTGCTCCACGGCTCGCTCACGTACCGGGACGCGCGCTTGGTGGGCTTCGACGCCGCGGCGGTCGTTGAGGTGATCGAACACCTGGACCTCCCGCGGCTGGGGGCGTTCGAGCGGGCGCTGTTCGGGGGTGCGAAGCCACGCGTCGTGATCCTGACGACGCCGAACCGCGAGTACAACGTTCGCTTCGAGGGCCTGCCCGCGGGCAAGTTCCGCCACGCGGACCACCGGTTCGAGTGGACCCGGGCACAGTTCGCGGAGTGGTGCGCGAAGGTGTGTGCGGCTCACGGGTACGCGGTCCGGATCGACCCGCTCGGCGCCACCGATGCGGAGGTCGGGGCGCCGAGCCAGGTGGCGACGTTCACGCGCACGTGA
- a CDS encoding sigma-54-dependent transcriptional regulator, translating into MAHVLLIDDDPELLADQVRHAFPPPANRVEVARTGAEGVARVRAERPDAVLLDLRLPDRTGLEVFEEIRALDARVPVVFVTLSKAADAAIEAMRRGALDYLFKPVDPAQLRRVIGEAVEVGRRMREPAVLTETPPDEDGGGAIVGACPAMREVYKAVGRVSAQDVAVLITGESGTGKEVIARAIYQHSKRADKPFLALNCAAIPEPLLESELFGHEKGAFTGADRRRIGRFEQCNGGTLFLDEIGDMPLALQSKLLRVLQEQTFERVGGGETVTTDVRIISATHRDLKTRAADGTFRADLYYRLGVFTVHLPPLRERGDDLALLARYYVRRFGRELGRDVRDVSAEALDRLRAYSWPGNLRELQSVLKQALLRAVGSVLLPTMLPELSTEPPTALPPAAPTAGLAEFIGRRLGEGSESLHEEAHRELDKILLPLVMEYTRGNQFQAAKVLGVARQTLRRRLRELQIVPRFTDEPDDAP; encoded by the coding sequence ATGGCCCACGTTCTGCTCATCGACGACGACCCCGAACTGCTGGCCGATCAGGTGCGGCACGCGTTCCCGCCCCCGGCCAACCGGGTCGAGGTGGCCCGGACCGGCGCGGAGGGGGTCGCCCGGGTCCGGGCCGAGCGGCCGGACGCGGTGCTCCTCGATCTGCGGCTCCCGGACCGCACCGGGCTGGAGGTGTTCGAGGAGATCCGGGCGCTCGACGCGCGGGTGCCGGTCGTGTTCGTCACGCTGTCGAAGGCCGCCGACGCGGCCATCGAGGCGATGCGGCGCGGGGCGCTCGACTACCTGTTCAAGCCGGTCGATCCGGCCCAGCTCCGGCGGGTGATCGGCGAGGCGGTCGAGGTGGGCAGGCGGATGCGGGAGCCGGCCGTACTCACCGAGACGCCGCCGGACGAGGACGGGGGCGGCGCCATCGTCGGGGCGTGCCCGGCGATGCGCGAGGTGTATAAGGCGGTCGGCCGGGTCTCCGCCCAGGACGTGGCGGTCCTTATCACCGGCGAGAGCGGCACCGGCAAAGAGGTGATCGCCCGGGCGATTTACCAGCACTCGAAGCGGGCGGACAAGCCGTTCCTGGCTCTTAACTGCGCGGCGATCCCCGAGCCGCTGCTGGAATCGGAACTGTTCGGACACGAGAAGGGCGCGTTTACCGGTGCCGACCGGCGCCGGATCGGGCGGTTCGAGCAGTGCAACGGCGGAACGCTGTTCCTCGACGAGATCGGGGACATGCCGCTGGCGCTCCAGTCGAAACTGCTCCGGGTGCTCCAGGAGCAGACGTTCGAGCGGGTCGGCGGCGGCGAAACGGTCACCACCGACGTGCGAATCATCTCCGCCACCCACCGCGACCTGAAGACCCGGGCGGCGGACGGAACGTTCCGGGCCGACCTGTACTACCGGCTCGGGGTGTTCACGGTCCACCTGCCGCCGCTCCGCGAGCGCGGGGACGACCTGGCGCTGCTCGCCCGATACTACGTCCGCCGGTTCGGCCGGGAGCTGGGGCGGGACGTTCGAGATGTGAGCGCGGAAGCGCTGGACCGGCTGCGGGCGTATTCCTGGCCCGGTAATCTCCGGGAACTCCAGAGCGTGCTGAAGCAGGCACTGCTGCGAGCGGTCGGATCGGTGCTTTTGCCGACGATGCTTCCCGAACTGTCGACCGAGCCGCCCACGGCCCTGCCGCCAGCGGCCCCGACCGCCGGTCTGGCCGAGTTCATCGGCCGCCGGCTGGGTGAGGGCTCGGAATCGTTGCACGAAGAGGCCCACCGCGAACTCGATAAGATCCTGCTCCCGCTCGTGATGGAGTACACGCGCGGGAACCAGTTCCAGGCCGCCAAGGTGCTCGGCGTTGCTCGTCAAACGTTGCGGCGCCGGCTGCGCGAACTCCAGATCGTGCCGCGGTTCACCGACGAACCGGACGACGCACCCTGA
- a CDS encoding PAS domain S-box protein: MRPEQHTDLMESLRTGRRRGYAVAVAATVVTALVRWAVWPVLHDDVPHMGFFPAVLIAAYYGGLGPGLLATAIGAFIANFALTPPHFELSIKSINAAVALPMFLLVGAMMSALCESLHRTRLRLVAEERARAATAVKDAEARFLHLAENIRDIFWALDPVGRPVYVSPAYEEVWGRSREELYRSAAGAWLDTVHPDDRSGATEQFDHVRRGARTDREFRIVRPDGAVRWVRLRSFPLGDEAGREPRVAGLCEDITERKRAEGNLRESEERFRGTFENAAVGIAHCDPEGRFLRVNQKHCDILRYPREELIGLDFRAVTHPDDRTGSGTQFERLMRGEVRSYSLEKRHVCKDGAVKWTVVTVSAQRDPVQGTLHSIGVVEDISERKRLEGELLVAKEAAEAANRAKDEFLANVSHELRTPMNAILGMTELVLETELREDQRQCLATVKSAADNLLGILNDLLDFAKIEAGKLELDPTEFSLRAVVGDTLRALAARAHRAGLELVGDVHPAVPDALVGDPGRLRQVLFNLIGNAIKFTPAGEVVVGVEPADPSDIGGSAVRFTVRDTGIGIKPEKLDRIFHAFEQEDTSTTRRYGGTGLGLTISGRLVALMGGAIGVESEPGRGSTFAFTARFGRCARPSGVELIPTPEALRGLRVLVVDDNATNRRILSATLRNWQMSPDTAGDAADATSALWHAAGQGQPYPLVVLDARMPGTDGFSLAARIREAPALAATRIVLLTSGDRPDDPARSRELRIDAHVLKPIQADLLLGVIRRVMRTSAETVPEREPEKPATGARALRVLVAEDNEFNARLVEELLVRRGHRVQVVADGRQALSRAGTNDFDVLLLDVHMPELNGFEVVRALRAAGSQLPVIGLTARSRPEDREECLAAGMDDFLTKPVRLPDLLAAMERLVPTNAPAVPVGLSPEVLLMACDGDAGLLGRLCQSFQDRAPGHVAALAAAREAADTVRLREAAHKLSAMLATFSTAAGELASATEDRAAAGEAAAAAELAAQVERATAALLRAVDGLMLADLYTLAGRAPTEPE; encoded by the coding sequence ATGCGACCGGAACAGCATACTGACCTGATGGAGAGCTTACGCACCGGTCGGCGGAGGGGGTACGCCGTCGCGGTCGCCGCGACGGTGGTTACGGCGCTGGTCCGGTGGGCCGTTTGGCCCGTCCTGCACGACGACGTGCCCCACATGGGGTTCTTCCCGGCCGTGCTGATCGCGGCCTACTACGGGGGGCTCGGCCCCGGCCTGCTCGCCACCGCCATCGGGGCCTTCATCGCCAACTTCGCCCTGACCCCGCCGCACTTCGAGCTCAGCATCAAGAGCATCAACGCGGCCGTCGCGCTGCCGATGTTCCTGCTCGTCGGGGCGATGATGAGCGCCCTGTGCGAGTCCCTCCACCGTACCCGGTTGCGGCTCGTTGCCGAGGAGCGGGCGCGGGCGGCGACGGCCGTCAAAGACGCCGAAGCCCGGTTCCTTCATCTGGCCGAGAACATCCGTGACATTTTCTGGGCGCTCGACCCCGTCGGCCGACCCGTCTACGTTAGCCCCGCTTACGAAGAGGTGTGGGGTCGCTCCCGGGAGGAACTGTACCGGTCCGCGGCCGGCGCCTGGCTGGACACCGTTCACCCGGACGACCGTTCCGGTGCAACCGAACAATTCGACCACGTTCGGCGGGGGGCGCGCACGGACCGCGAGTTCCGCATCGTCCGCCCGGACGGCGCCGTCCGGTGGGTCCGGCTCCGCTCGTTCCCGCTCGGCGATGAGGCCGGCCGGGAGCCGCGGGTGGCCGGTCTGTGCGAGGACATTACCGAGCGGAAGCGCGCCGAGGGCAACCTCCGGGAGAGCGAGGAGCGGTTCCGCGGGACCTTCGAGAACGCCGCCGTCGGGATCGCCCACTGCGACCCGGAGGGCCGGTTCCTTCGCGTCAATCAGAAGCACTGCGACATCCTCCGGTACCCGCGGGAGGAGTTGATCGGGCTGGACTTCCGTGCCGTCACGCACCCCGACGACCGGACCGGGAGCGGCACCCAGTTCGAGCGCCTGATGCGCGGCGAGGTCCGCAGCTATTCGCTCGAAAAGCGCCACGTGTGTAAGGACGGGGCGGTGAAGTGGACCGTCGTGACCGTCTCGGCACAGCGGGACCCGGTTCAGGGAACCCTCCACAGCATCGGGGTGGTCGAGGACATTTCGGAGCGGAAGCGCCTGGAAGGCGAGTTGCTCGTTGCAAAAGAGGCGGCGGAGGCGGCCAACCGGGCCAAGGACGAGTTCCTGGCGAACGTGAGCCACGAACTCCGCACCCCGATGAACGCCATCCTCGGTATGACCGAACTGGTGCTGGAGACGGAACTGCGTGAGGACCAGCGGCAGTGCCTCGCGACCGTGAAGTCGGCCGCCGATAACCTGCTCGGCATCCTCAACGACCTGCTCGACTTTGCGAAGATCGAGGCGGGTAAGCTCGAACTCGACCCGACCGAGTTCTCCCTTCGGGCGGTGGTCGGGGACACCCTCCGCGCGCTGGCCGCCCGCGCACACCGGGCGGGGCTGGAACTCGTAGGCGACGTCCACCCGGCGGTGCCCGACGCGCTGGTGGGCGACCCGGGCCGGTTGCGGCAGGTGCTGTTCAACCTGATCGGGAACGCGATCAAGTTCACTCCGGCGGGTGAGGTGGTCGTCGGCGTCGAGCCCGCCGACCCGTCAGACATCGGGGGATCTGCCGTTCGGTTCACGGTTCGGGACACCGGCATCGGGATCAAACCCGAGAAGCTCGACCGGATCTTTCACGCGTTCGAGCAGGAGGACACGTCGACCACCCGGCGGTACGGCGGTACCGGGCTCGGCCTCACGATCTCGGGCCGACTGGTCGCGCTGATGGGCGGCGCGATTGGAGTGGAGAGCGAGCCCGGGCGGGGGAGCACGTTCGCGTTCACCGCTCGGTTCGGCCGGTGCGCCCGTCCCTCTGGTGTCGAACTGATCCCGACGCCCGAGGCCCTGCGCGGGCTGCGGGTGCTCGTCGTGGACGACAACGCCACCAACCGGCGCATCCTGTCCGCCACCCTCCGGAACTGGCAGATGTCGCCCGACACGGCCGGGGACGCCGCCGACGCTACTTCGGCGCTGTGGCACGCCGCCGGCCAGGGGCAACCGTACCCGCTCGTGGTGCTGGACGCCCGGATGCCGGGGACCGACGGGTTCAGCTTGGCCGCGCGGATTCGGGAGGCGCCCGCGCTGGCCGCCACGCGGATCGTGCTGCTGACCTCCGGCGATCGGCCGGACGACCCGGCCCGTTCGCGCGAACTCCGGATCGACGCGCACGTCCTCAAACCGATCCAGGCCGACCTGCTGCTCGGCGTGATCCGCCGGGTGATGCGCACTTCGGCCGAGACAGTGCCCGAACGGGAACCCGAGAAGCCGGCCACAGGGGCGCGGGCGCTTCGTGTTCTGGTTGCCGAAGACAACGAGTTCAACGCCCGGCTCGTCGAGGAGCTTTTGGTCCGCCGGGGGCACCGCGTTCAAGTCGTGGCCGACGGGCGCCAGGCCCTATCACGCGCCGGCACAAACGATTTCGACGTTCTGCTCCTCGACGTTCACATGCCCGAGTTGAACGGCTTCGAGGTGGTTCGGGCGCTCCGGGCCGCGGGCAGCCAGTTGCCGGTGATCGGGCTGACGGCTCGGTCCCGACCCGAGGACCGCGAGGAGTGTTTGGCTGCCGGGATGGACGACTTCCTGACCAAGCCCGTCCGGCTCCCCGACCTACTGGCCGCGATGGAGCGGCTCGTTCCGACTAACGCGCCTGCCGTCCCAGTCGGGCTCAGCCCGGAGGTGCTGCTGATGGCGTGCGACGGCGACGCCGGGCTGCTCGGCAGGCTGTGCCAGTCGTTCCAGGACCGCGCGCCTGGGCACGTGGCCGCGCTGGCGGCGGCTCGCGAGGCCGCCGATACCGTCCGGCTACGGGAGGCCGCTCACAAACTGAGCGCGATGCTCGCCACGTTCTCGACGGCCGCCGGAGAACTCGCGTCCGCGACCGAGGACCGGGCCGCAGCCGGGGAAGCGGCCGCCGCCGCAGAACTGGCGGCACAGGTCGAGCGTGCGACAGCGGCGCTGCTCCGGGCCGTTGACGGCTTGATGCTTGCCGATCTCTATACGCTGGCCGGGCGCGCTCCGACGGAACCGGAGTGA
- a CDS encoding catalase family peroxidase: MDVHTPHAPVAPRPPRARVVVGLALIGAVLAAIGGTFAYLRGWFTPGRLTPDRFTDTFEQVDGPHPGFRRNHAKGVGVTGHFDSNGQGERLSKALVFRPGRVPVIGRFSLGGGQPYGADSPAAVRGLGLQFTQTNGELWRTAMINLPIFPFRTPEAFHENLEASKPDPQTGKPDPARGQAFLARHPETARVLGALKALPVPSGFGNSAYHGLNAFLFTAAAGASTPVRWELTPEQPFVAADAAPGQRDKSYLFDDIITQIPRQPLRWRLILVVGQPGDPTDDATIPWPADRERVDAGTLVLDGVESDDTALSTDITFDPLVLPAGIAPSNDPLLSARSAVYARSYTRRAGEPKQPAAVTPADARGGK, from the coding sequence ATGGACGTTCACACTCCGCACGCGCCCGTCGCGCCGCGCCCGCCCCGCGCCCGTGTCGTCGTAGGGCTGGCCCTGATCGGGGCCGTTCTCGCCGCAATCGGGGGGACGTTCGCGTACCTCCGCGGCTGGTTCACTCCGGGCCGCCTGACCCCGGACCGGTTCACCGACACGTTCGAGCAGGTGGACGGCCCCCACCCGGGGTTCCGGCGGAACCACGCGAAGGGCGTGGGGGTGACGGGGCACTTCGACAGCAACGGACAGGGTGAGCGCCTGTCGAAGGCGCTGGTGTTCCGCCCCGGGCGGGTCCCGGTGATCGGGCGGTTCTCTCTGGGCGGCGGTCAACCGTATGGAGCGGACTCACCGGCCGCCGTGCGCGGGCTCGGCCTCCAGTTCACCCAGACTAACGGGGAACTCTGGCGGACCGCGATGATTAACCTGCCGATCTTCCCCTTCCGCACGCCCGAGGCGTTTCACGAGAACCTCGAAGCGTCGAAACCCGATCCCCAGACGGGCAAGCCCGACCCGGCCCGCGGGCAAGCGTTCCTGGCCCGGCACCCGGAAACCGCGCGTGTTCTGGGGGCGCTCAAGGCCCTGCCCGTGCCCTCCGGGTTCGGTAACAGCGCGTACCACGGGCTGAACGCGTTCCTCTTTACCGCCGCCGCAGGCGCGTCTACGCCGGTCCGCTGGGAACTGACCCCGGAACAGCCGTTCGTTGCCGCCGATGCGGCACCCGGTCAACGCGACAAGAGCTACCTGTTCGACGACATCATCACGCAGATCCCGCGACAGCCGCTCCGGTGGCGGCTGATTCTGGTCGTCGGCCAACCGGGCGACCCGACCGACGACGCCACAATTCCGTGGCCGGCCGATCGGGAACGAGTCGACGCCGGCACGCTGGTGCTGGACGGGGTGGAGAGCGATGACACGGCTCTATCTACGGACATCACCTTTGATCCACTCGTGCTGCCCGCGGGCATCGCGCCCTCGAACGATCCGCTGCTCAGTGCCCGATCGGCCGTTTACGCGCGTTCGTACACCCGGCGCGCGGGCGAGCCGAAGCAACCGGCCGCGGTCACGCCGGCCGACGCCCGGGGAGGGAAATAA
- a CDS encoding cytochrome b: protein MPADQPRFTAFSRLLHWLMAAIILTTLGTGTAMWASLGSYHALLALHRPLGIAILVLAVVRLVNRLFNPPPPLPASISRTERLAAIGAEYTMYGLMVALPLVGWGMLSAAHYPAVMWGSFHLPEILPHSAPLYAVLRKTHTVLAAGFLLVILSHLAAVLFHSLVVGDGLWRRMVPWPVRSGAAPSAGPSDPATARKAGVS, encoded by the coding sequence ATGCCCGCCGACCAACCGCGGTTCACCGCTTTTTCGCGGCTGCTTCACTGGCTGATGGCCGCGATAATCCTCACGACGCTCGGGACCGGCACGGCGATGTGGGCATCGCTGGGGAGCTACCACGCGCTACTGGCGCTTCACCGGCCGCTCGGGATCGCGATCCTGGTTCTGGCCGTCGTTCGGCTGGTCAACCGGTTGTTCAACCCGCCCCCGCCGCTCCCCGCGTCGATCTCGCGCACCGAGCGACTGGCGGCCATCGGGGCCGAATACACCATGTACGGGTTGATGGTTGCTCTCCCGCTGGTCGGGTGGGGGATGCTGTCCGCGGCACATTACCCGGCCGTGATGTGGGGCTCGTTCCACTTGCCCGAGATCCTGCCGCACAGCGCCCCGCTCTACGCCGTGCTGCGGAAGACGCACACCGTACTCGCGGCCGGGTTCTTGCTGGTGATCCTCTCCCACTTGGCGGCGGTGCTGTTCCATTCGCTCGTGGTGGGAGACGGCCTCTGGCGGCGGATGGTGCCATGGCCCGTGCGGTCCGGTGCCGCTCCATCGGCCGGGCCGAGCGACCCGGCTACCGCACGAAAGGCCGGAGTGAGTTGA
- a CDS encoding FHA domain-containing protein, which translates to MNDLEQHAVHQTIPATDPADHQPTAPAVPAVKPKLVVLRGMRIGAEYPVYEGRNVIGRFADKPVDIDLVSQESVEQIWCSRQHAVLVLDDGNVQIEDLNSLNGTWLNGVRVRAGQPRPVKPGDVVQIGTVQMRLMLV; encoded by the coding sequence ATGAACGATCTCGAACAACACGCGGTCCACCAAACGATCCCCGCAACCGATCCGGCCGATCACCAGCCGACCGCGCCGGCGGTGCCGGCGGTGAAGCCGAAACTGGTGGTGCTTCGCGGCATGCGGATCGGCGCCGAGTACCCGGTCTACGAGGGGCGAAATGTGATCGGCCGGTTCGCGGACAAGCCGGTGGACATCGACCTCGTGAGCCAGGAATCGGTGGAGCAAATCTGGTGCTCGCGGCAGCACGCGGTACTGGTGCTCGACGACGGGAACGTGCAGATCGAGGATCTGAACAGCTTGAACGGCACGTGGCTCAACGGGGTGCGCGTTCGTGCCGGTCAGCCGCGCCCGGTCAAGCCCGGTGACGTGGTGCAAATCGGCACGGTTCAAATGAGACTCATGTTGGTCTGA
- a CDS encoding SWIM zinc finger family protein, whose translation MGWYEFKPYVPVAQRRAQAAKEVAKRNKKGPPCSPVNIEGKSIAATFWGKAWCTNLEGYSDFANRLPRGRTYVRNGSVIDLKIEKGRIKALVSGSELYEIRIDIAALPAHTWAALKKQCAGKIGTIVELLQGKLSKAVMETVTDRTRGLFPKPKEIEMSCTCPDYAGMCKHIAATMYGVGNRLDSAPELLFTLRCVDHTELIEQAIPAAPLANPSGPAIAADDLGAIFGIELGGAEAAPPTPPAQKKPTARAAVKKPAAEKKTPAAKRATTKKPAAPKKKSVPKKG comes from the coding sequence ATGGGCTGGTACGAATTCAAGCCTTACGTCCCCGTCGCGCAGCGGCGCGCGCAGGCGGCGAAGGAAGTCGCCAAGCGGAACAAAAAGGGGCCGCCGTGCTCCCCCGTGAACATCGAAGGCAAGTCCATCGCCGCGACGTTCTGGGGCAAGGCGTGGTGTACCAACCTGGAGGGCTACAGCGACTTCGCCAACCGCTTGCCGCGCGGCCGGACCTACGTCCGGAACGGGTCCGTCATTGACCTGAAGATCGAGAAGGGGCGGATCAAGGCCCTGGTGAGCGGGTCAGAGCTGTACGAGATCCGGATCGACATTGCGGCCCTGCCGGCGCACACGTGGGCGGCGCTGAAAAAGCAGTGCGCGGGCAAGATCGGCACGATCGTTGAGCTGTTGCAGGGCAAGCTGTCGAAGGCGGTGATGGAGACGGTCACGGACCGGACGCGCGGGCTGTTCCCGAAACCGAAAGAGATCGAGATGAGCTGCACCTGCCCGGACTACGCCGGGATGTGCAAGCACATCGCCGCGACGATGTACGGGGTGGGCAACCGGCTCGATTCCGCGCCGGAGTTGTTGTTCACCCTCCGGTGCGTGGACCACACAGAACTGATCGAGCAGGCGATCCCCGCCGCACCGCTCGCGAACCCGAGCGGCCCTGCAATTGCGGCGGACGATCTGGGAGCCATCTTCGGCATTGAACTCGGCGGCGCGGAAGCCGCACCACCGACGCCGCCGGCTCAGAAAAAGCCGACGGCAAGAGCGGCTGTCAAGAAACCAGCGGCCGAAAAGAAAACGCCCGCGGCGAAAAGGGCCACCACGAAAAAGCCGGCCGCGCCGAAGAAGAAATCGGTTCCGAAGAAGGGGTAG